The genomic segment GAGCCTTCCGACGGCAGTTCGCTGATCATCTCGCCACCGCAGGAGCCACCCTCCGAACACCCCGCGTCCCCCGAGAGTTGGATGGTGTCAGTAGAAGGTCAGTTGGCCGGGCGTTCCTGCCCCTCGACGGCGCTGGCCGGGTGCAACGGCGTTCGGGTCAAACCTTGATGGTCTTGCTTGCCGAAGCTGGACCACAGCGTGGCCGTGAGGAGGAGCAGGACACCGAAGGCAAGGTAGACGGCCTTTCCTCCGAGGTGGTCGAAGAGGAAGCCGGTGACCAGGATCGCTGCGGCGCTGACGATCCGAATGAGAGCATCGAGGAGTCCGTACCAGGTGCCAAGGAGTGTCGAGGGTGCGCTTAGCTGGATGAGGAGTCCGGCTGAGCGGAGATAGACGGTGAAGCCGAGGCCGAAGAGGATCAGGCCGACCGCGAGAATCCACTGGTTTTGGCCGAGGAGCGCGGCTGTGAGTGTGCCGGCGCCGGCGAGGGCAGGGGCCCAGCGGAGGCTGGTGTGGATGCCGTCGGGTCCGGCTCTGGCGACGAGGAGACCGCCGATGATCGCGCCGATGGTCGAGAAGGCTAAGAAGGAGCCTGCGCGAGCCGGTGACATGTCGAGGGTTTCGCGCATCATTGGGAGCAGGGAGAGGATGACGGTGGAGAGGGCAAGCACCGTCAGTGCGTGAAAGATGGTGAACCGGCGCCAGGCCTTGCTGTTGTTGATCGTTCTTGCCACCGTGCGGCGGGACGGGAGGTTAGCTGGTGTCTCGTCCTGCTCGGCTGGTATGGCTTCCTCGTCTGCCGCGTCGGCGGTGTCCTGCGGTGTCGTGGCGGGCCTGCGGGCGGCGACTGCGATAAAGACGACGAAGACCGCAAGGGCGAGTACCTGGAGGCTGGCAGCGACCAGGAGTGCGCGTGAGCCGGGCATCAGGGTGATGACGAGGCCGGCAACGACGGGTGAGAGCAGTTCGCTGGCCGATCGGATGGTTCCGGCGATGCCCTGTACGCGGACGAGGCTCGTGGCGTCGAGGACTCTTGGCAGGAGGACGAACAGCGCCATTTCCCCAATGTGGTGGACGAGGTCGACCGTTGCGGCCGCGACGACGATGGCCCAGAGGTGGGAGGAGAGGAACGTCGAACCGAGCCCGATGAGAGCGAAGACGCCGATCTTGATCAGGTATGACGCGACCAGGACTGTCTTCGGGTTGCCCCGGTCCAGGAGGGGGCCGGCTGCGATGGAGGCGACGACCTCGACGCCGTAGCCCACGCAGTAGACCAGGCCGACGGTGCTGACCAGTCCTGTCAGGTCCAGTGCCAGGTTGGCGAACGCGATGTCGTAGATGCCTTCGCTCATCGAGCGGGTCAGGACGAGGACGGCGAACACGGCGATCAGCAGGATCAGCCATCGTGACGCGACGGGCAGTGAGATGGATCTGGTCGCTGGCTTCTGGTTGGTTGTGGTCACTGGTAGGCCAGCTCTCGCACAATATTGTCCGCGAGCGCAGCACCGGGTGCGTCGAAGGTCGGGTGTGGTCCGCTGTCGGGCACCCGGACGAAGAGTTGCGGCATCCGTGCGGTCGCGTCGTGAACCTCGTACTCGACCCGGTAGTGAAGCGTTCCACGGCCGCGAGCCCGCATGAGGACACCCGGCTCGATCGTGAGTACCACTCGCGGGTCCCGTGGGAAGGGAAGCACCTGCATGGCTCCGAAGGTCGCGACGTCTGCGCGGCGGTCGATGAGTTGCAGTTCCATCTCGGGATTGTCGTACAGAAGAGGTGACAGAGTGAGATTGGGATGTGCGCTGAAATCCTGCGGCAGCGCCGGGTGCTGATCATGTGTGACGTCCAAGGCTTGGCAGGAAGCGCCGTGGCCAGGTCCCTCGGGCTCAGCACAGCCACGATGAAGTCCCGGCTGCACCGGGCCCGAGCCGCCCTGCGCACCGACCTGACCCCTCGGAACGAAAGCACAGCGA from the Streptomyces sp. AM 4-1-1 genome contains:
- a CDS encoding MFS transporter; the protein is MTTTNQKPATRSISLPVASRWLILLIAVFAVLVLTRSMSEGIYDIAFANLALDLTGLVSTVGLVYCVGYGVEVVASIAAGPLLDRGNPKTVLVASYLIKIGVFALIGLGSTFLSSHLWAIVVAAATVDLVHHIGEMALFVLLPRVLDATSLVRVQGIAGTIRSASELLSPVVAGLVITLMPGSRALLVAASLQVLALAVFVVFIAVAARRPATTPQDTADAADEEAIPAEQDETPANLPSRRTVARTINNSKAWRRFTIFHALTVLALSTVILSLLPMMRETLDMSPARAGSFLAFSTIGAIIGGLLVARAGPDGIHTSLRWAPALAGAGTLTAALLGQNQWILAVGLILFGLGFTVYLRSAGLLIQLSAPSTLLGTWYGLLDALIRIVSAAAILVTGFLFDHLGGKAVYLAFGVLLLLTATLWSSFGKQDHQGLTRTPLHPASAVEGQERPAN